The following proteins are encoded in a genomic region of Methanoculleus bourgensis MS2:
- the cbiT gene encoding precorrin-6Y C5,15-methyltransferase (decarboxylating) subunit CbiT, whose product MGLKGGPTQDEVMAVSLAKLGIRPGDRVVDVGCGTGKVAIAASRVAEHVYAIDRRPEAVAYARKEAAAAGAGNIEFFEGDAVEILANIDRLDAAFVGGSRRLPEVLDLLAATVRGRIVVNAVMVETLYEAIRSMQRLGIFVEAVHLQVSRSAAIAGGVMFKPQNPVYVIVGGAGCS is encoded by the coding sequence ATGGGATTGAAGGGTGGACCTACGCAAGACGAGGTTATGGCCGTCTCGCTCGCAAAACTCGGCATCCGCCCGGGCGACCGGGTGGTTGATGTCGGGTGCGGGACCGGGAAGGTCGCAATCGCGGCATCACGGGTGGCAGAGCACGTCTACGCGATTGACCGGAGGCCGGAGGCGGTCGCCTACGCCCGAAAGGAGGCGGCAGCCGCCGGCGCCGGAAACATCGAATTCTTCGAGGGGGATGCGGTGGAGATCCTCGCCAACATCGACCGGCTCGACGCCGCGTTTGTCGGGGGGTCCCGCAGGCTCCCGGAGGTGCTCGACCTCCTCGCCGCAACGGTGCGGGGGCGGATCGTCGTCAACGCCGTCATGGTCGAGACGCTCTATGAGGCTATCCGGAGCATGCAGCGCCTCGGTATATTCGTAGAGGCCGTCCACCTGCAGGTCTCCCGGTCCGCCGCCATCGCCGGCGGGGTGATGTTCAAACCCCAGAACCCGGTCTACGTCATCGTCGGGGGTGCCGGATGCTCGTAG